The following are encoded together in the Nocardioides sp. Arc9.136 genome:
- a CDS encoding glycoside hydrolase family 15 protein has protein sequence MPLPIEDYALIGDRRTAALVGTDGSVDWLCLPRFDSPACLAALLGTHEHGHWQLVPEGVYSTERRYVGASAVLETTFTTADGVVRLTDLMPRGDGQADVVRRVTGVRGTVRMRHEWRIRLDYGAVHPWVRRQHIHGTEAIVAIAGPDQLVLRGPRLPRASDHSHNDAFDVSAGEELTFSMTWLPSHVDVEELEEVEDRVARSIAEDEEWARACRSDLPHAALVQRSLLTLRLMTHEVTGGIVAAPTTSLPEEIGGERNWDYRFCWLRDAALTITSLIDAGYTEEAMLWRAWLLRSVAGDPEDLQIMYAVDGARRLTEHELPHLPGYAGSLPVRIGNGAAVQQQHDVLGEVMDALERVRTARGRADDDAWALQRALVDDLGKHWREPDHGIWEIRGEPRHFTHSRAMVWVAFDRAVKAVELHGLDGPVEEWRRIRDEVREEVLTRGWNEAKGTFTQHYDTDAVDASLLVLPLVGFLPGDDPRILGTIAAVERELMRDGLLLRYRTETGVDGLAGDEHPFLACSFWLVSALALAGRTDDARALFDRLAALANDVGLLAEEYDPVACRMTGNFPQAFSHLTLVQAALVLADVADVADVAG, from the coding sequence ATGCCGCTGCCGATCGAGGACTACGCGCTCATCGGGGACCGCCGCACCGCCGCGCTCGTCGGCACCGACGGCTCCGTCGACTGGCTGTGCCTGCCCCGCTTCGACTCCCCCGCCTGTCTCGCGGCGCTCCTCGGCACCCACGAGCACGGCCACTGGCAGCTCGTCCCGGAGGGCGTCTACAGCACCGAGCGCCGCTACGTCGGTGCCTCGGCGGTGCTGGAGACGACGTTCACGACGGCCGACGGCGTGGTGAGGCTGACCGACCTGATGCCCCGCGGCGACGGCCAGGCCGACGTCGTACGACGCGTGACCGGCGTGCGCGGCACCGTCCGGATGCGTCACGAGTGGCGGATCCGGCTCGACTACGGCGCCGTCCACCCGTGGGTCCGCCGGCAGCACATCCACGGCACGGAGGCGATCGTGGCCATCGCAGGCCCCGACCAGCTCGTCCTGCGGGGTCCCCGTCTCCCCCGCGCCAGCGACCACAGCCACAACGACGCCTTCGACGTCTCGGCGGGCGAGGAGCTGACGTTCTCGATGACCTGGCTCCCCTCGCACGTCGACGTGGAGGAGCTCGAGGAGGTCGAGGACCGGGTCGCGCGCAGCATCGCGGAGGACGAGGAGTGGGCTCGCGCGTGCCGGTCCGACCTCCCGCACGCCGCCCTGGTGCAGCGCTCGCTGCTGACCCTGCGCCTGATGACCCACGAGGTCACCGGCGGCATCGTCGCCGCGCCCACGACCTCGCTGCCCGAGGAGATCGGCGGCGAGCGCAACTGGGACTACCGGTTCTGCTGGCTGCGCGACGCGGCCCTCACGATCACCTCCCTCATCGACGCCGGCTACACCGAGGAGGCGATGCTCTGGCGGGCGTGGCTGCTGCGCTCGGTCGCGGGCGACCCCGAGGACCTGCAGATCATGTACGCCGTCGACGGCGCCCGCCGGCTGACCGAGCACGAGCTGCCGCACCTGCCGGGGTACGCCGGCTCGCTGCCGGTGCGGATCGGCAACGGCGCCGCCGTCCAGCAGCAGCACGACGTGCTCGGCGAGGTGATGGACGCGCTGGAGCGGGTCCGGACCGCTCGCGGGAGGGCCGACGACGACGCCTGGGCGCTGCAGCGGGCGCTGGTCGACGACCTCGGCAAGCACTGGCGGGAGCCCGACCACGGCATCTGGGAGATCCGCGGCGAGCCGCGCCACTTCACCCACTCCCGGGCCATGGTGTGGGTCGCCTTCGACCGCGCCGTCAAGGCGGTCGAGCTCCACGGCCTCGACGGGCCGGTCGAGGAGTGGCGGCGCATCCGTGACGAGGTGCGCGAGGAGGTCCTGACCCGCGGGTGGAACGAGGCGAAGGGCACCTTCACCCAGCACTACGACACCGACGCGGTCGACGCCTCCCTCCTCGTCCTGCCGCTCGTCGGGTTCCTGCCCGGCGACGACCCCCGCATCCTCGGGACGATCGCGGCGGTCGAGCGGGAGCTGATGCGCGACGGGCTGCTGCTGCGCTACCGCACCGAGACCGGCGTCGACGGCCTCGCCGGGGACGAGCACCCCTTCCTCGCCTGCTCGTTCTGGCTGGTCTCGGCTCTCGCGCTGGCCGGTCGGACCGACGACGCCCGCGCCCTCTTCGACCGCCTCGCTGCGCTGGCCAACGACGTCGGCCTGCTCGCCGAGGAGTACGACCCCGTCGCCTGCCGGATGACGGGCAACTTCCCCCAGGCGTTCAGCCACCTGACCCTGGTGCAGGCCGCGCTCGTCCTCGCCGACGTCGCCGATGTCGCCGACGTCGCCGGCTGA